The following nucleotide sequence is from Gordonia jinghuaiqii.
GCGGCCCCAACGGATCGGGCCACAACGGATCAGGCTCCGGCGGGTCGGGCGGTCTCAACGGGTCCGGCACCTCGACGCTCCGCCCCGACCTGGTCGTGCACCTCGCGGGCGGGCGGGACATCGTCGTCGACGCCAAGGTCCCCCTCGACGCCTATCTCCGGGCCGCCGAGGCGACGGACCCCGCGACCCGGGACCGGCTCATCGGCGAGCACGCACGTGCGCTCCGGAGCCACATCGCTCGACTGTCGGCCAAGGCGTACTGGACGGCGTTCGACAACACCCCGGAGATGGTGGTGCTGTTCCTGCCCGGTGACGTCGTCCTCGAAGCCGCCGCCCGTACCGACCCCGACCTGCTGGAATACGGGTTCGCCCGCAACGTCGTCATCGCAACCCCGACGACGCTCATCGCCCTGCTGCGAACGGTCGCACTCGGGTGGCGCCACGACGCGATGGCCCGCGACGCCGCTGTCATCCACGACCTCGGACTTCAGCTCCACCAGCGACTCGCCGGTGTCCTCGGCCACCTCGGGACGCTCGGCACGTCGTTGCAGCGCACGGTGGACGCCTACAACTCGACGATCGGGTCGGTGGAAAGTCGCCTGGGTGTCACCGCGCGGCGTCTGGCCGAGCTCGACGCCCTGGGAGACGTGGCCGACCCCCCGGAACCGCCGGTGATCCACGACACCTGCCGATCCGCGGGAACGTTCGCCGCACCTGCGGCGACGACCGCGCCGGAACCCGCGCCACGGCCCGCCGGTGGAACGATTTCCGTCGATGAACCGGTACCGTGACCATGTGCCTTCCCCGCAACGTCTACAGACCGCGGTACCACCGGACCAGCAGTCCGTGTTGCCCGCGGTCCGCGGTGTGCCGTGGTGGGGTGCCGTTCTCCTGGCAACCGGGATCACGGCCCTCGGCGCGGCGATCGACGCCGGCAGCAACGACTCACTCGGCTCGATCTACAAGTTCTGCTACCTCGTCGGCTGTGTGATCGCCGCGTTGGCCGTCCGCCGACGTGCGCTGTTCACCGCCGCCGCGCAGCCGCCGCTCATCGCCTTCTTCGTCAGCATCGTCACCCTGTACGGCCTCAACTCCGAGCAGGCGTCGACGGGATTGAAGAGCCTGATCTTCAGCGTCTTGCTGCCGGTGGCCGCGGACTTCCCCTGGATGGCCACGACCTTCGTCGTGACGCTGGCACTGGTGGTCGCGCGGTGGTTCCTGACCCGCGACACCTCTGGCAGCGGCCCCGCCAAGGCCGGTGCCGCCAAGAGCAGGACCCCCGACCCCGAGAGCAGCACCCCCAAGCGCGGCACCCCGAAGAGCAGGACCGCCGACACCCGGTCCGCCAAGGCCGGTGAGGCCGCCACCGACCGAGCCCGATCGGCCACCCCGAAGCCGCCGGCCGCCACACCCCGCTCGCCGAAGCCGCGCACGACCAGCACGACCAGCACCGCCGAGCGGCCGCCTGCGCCCGCACAGCCCTCGGCCGGGCACCGCGTACCCACCGGACAACGTCGGCCCGTGGCCGACCTGGGCGCGCCGGATCTCACACCGTCCGACCTGTCCCCCGCCGATCTCGGGCCGACTGATTTCCCGGCCTACGAGTCCGCGAACGACACCCCGTCGGCCGGCACCGCAGATTCTCGCTCCTGAGGCGTTCCGGCCGTCAGATGGACCGGTTCACGCCGGCGAATTCGAGTTCCAGCCAGCGACCCAGCCGGCGAGCGGCGGCGTCGACGAGGTCGGGCCAATCCATCGCGCCTTCGTCGGCGTTGTCGGTGACGGCCTTGACCAATCGGCACGGAACGTCGAACTGGGCACTGACATGTGCCACTGCGCAGCCCTCCATGTCGACGAGGTCGGCGTGCCGGGCGAGCTCCTCGCGTCGTACCGGGTCGGCGACGAATGTGTCGCCTGAAGCCAGTACGGTGCCGTCGCCGTCGGGCAATTCCCAGCGGTCGGTCATCTCGTAGCCCATGGCACGCAGTTCGGCGCTGCTGATGTCGTGTTCCAGGACGGCCGACGGCAGGAACACACCGAGGGCGTCGTTGCTCGTGACGCCGTCGCGCAGTGCGCCGGCGGTGCCGATGTTGATGACCTGACGCACCGGCGCGCCCGAGGCGAGTTCGCGGCTCAGCGCCATCGTGGCGCGCACCTTGCCGATGCCGGTGACCAGCAGGCGGGAACCTGACGGCACATGGCGGGCCTCGGCCCGCGTCGCCGAGACGATCAGCACACTGTCCTGGGGT
It contains:
- a CDS encoding DNA recombination protein RmuC, whose product is MIAAALSLVFGVALGIALGWWAHAARSAAVVAGARAEVEMLRGSREDVASSLSWATEDAARRQSTAIGSQVQHIVEPLRANLAQLAEELRRVESNRIGAYAGLSEQVRGIQAASLALNDQTRQLANALHSSHVRGRWGEVQLERVVELAGMTKHCDFSTQVSVKDRGPNGSGHNGSGSGGSGGLNGSGTSTLRPDLVVHLAGGRDIVVDAKVPLDAYLRAAEATDPATRDRLIGEHARALRSHIARLSAKAYWTAFDNTPEMVVLFLPGDVVLEAAARTDPDLLEYGFARNVVIATPTTLIALLRTVALGWRHDAMARDAAVIHDLGLQLHQRLAGVLGHLGTLGTSLQRTVDAYNSTIGSVESRLGVTARRLAELDALGDVADPPEPPVIHDTCRSAGTFAAPAATTAPEPAPRPAGGTISVDEPVP
- a CDS encoding DUF6542 domain-containing protein is translated as MPSPQRLQTAVPPDQQSVLPAVRGVPWWGAVLLATGITALGAAIDAGSNDSLGSIYKFCYLVGCVIAALAVRRRALFTAAAQPPLIAFFVSIVTLYGLNSEQASTGLKSLIFSVLLPVAADFPWMATTFVVTLALVVARWFLTRDTSGSGPAKAGAAKSRTPDPESSTPKRGTPKSRTADTRSAKAGEAATDRARSATPKPPAATPRSPKPRTTSTTSTAERPPAPAQPSAGHRVPTGQRRPVADLGAPDLTPSDLSPADLGPTDFPAYESANDTPSAGTADSRS
- a CDS encoding nucleosidase — translated: MSRNGVPQDSVLIVSATRAEARHVPSGSRLLVTGIGKVRATMALSRELASGAPVRQVINIGTAGALRDGVTSNDALGVFLPSAVLEHDISSAELRAMGYEMTDRWELPDGDGTVLASGDTFVADPVRREELARHADLVDMEGCAVAHVSAQFDVPCRLVKAVTDNADEGAMDWPDLVDAAARRLGRWLELEFAGVNRSI